From one Synechocystis sp. PCC 6803 substr. PCC-P genomic stretch:
- a CDS encoding PD40 domain-containing protein, with the protein MAIILVPLALSGCNNVRRSPLDQSLNSRFNDEQPSLSGDGRWLALVSNRNGTREILVYDLRNNQLVNLPGLNQANTIAESPSLSRTGRYLVYLSSIQGRPDIALYDRLTKKTDLLTLNYRQWVRNPRISPDGRYIVFETAKRGQWDIEILDRGPQIELDIAEGAPVESPPTAP; encoded by the coding sequence TTGGCAATAATACTAGTCCCCCTAGCGCTCAGTGGTTGTAATAACGTCAGGCGATCGCCATTGGATCAGAGCTTAAATAGCCGCTTCAATGACGAACAGCCCAGCCTCAGTGGTGACGGTCGCTGGTTGGCCCTAGTTTCTAACCGCAACGGCACCAGGGAAATTCTGGTCTATGACCTGCGCAACAATCAATTGGTCAACCTACCGGGATTGAACCAAGCCAACACCATTGCCGAAAGTCCCAGTCTGAGCCGCACCGGCCGTTATTTGGTTTATCTGTCCAGCATTCAAGGGCGGCCTGACATCGCCTTATACGATCGCCTGACCAAAAAAACTGACCTGTTAACCCTCAACTATCGCCAGTGGGTACGCAATCCCAGGATTAGCCCCGATGGTCGCTATATCGTTTTTGAAACCGCTAAACGGGGACAATGGGACATTGAAATCCTTGATCGAGGTCCCCAAATTGAATTGGATATTGCCGAAGGTGCTCCCGTGGAAAGCCCCCCCACTGCACCATGA
- a CDS encoding response regulator: MELSRDYMTQEPYQILLIEDDSATAAMVDHCFGPSIVSPLVERLPVQITTVSNLAEAVDICQDREFAVVLLDLFLSELQGIDTLIKARTIFPDQSIIVYSQSEDEHLVIQAFQHGADGYLRLKNLDSYLLYYELLSVLERNIYRRKSENQRNLASQQKEYSALETLISSTTSVTARMFGSDTIKDSFPELFGELKQTYGELLELALDQRAFRVDHNLSERLRNLADRLGFMKASPRDIIEIHTTVLKEKNHNINVIKSQAYATEGRLIVLELMGYLASFYRKYYVSLNNLNISSRISPRFPPKDSS; the protein is encoded by the coding sequence TTGGAACTTAGCCGTGATTACATGACCCAGGAGCCCTACCAAATTCTACTGATTGAAGATGATTCAGCAACGGCAGCCATGGTTGACCATTGCTTCGGACCGTCGATTGTATCCCCTTTGGTGGAACGTCTACCGGTACAAATTACGACGGTGTCAAATTTGGCTGAGGCGGTGGACATTTGCCAAGATCGAGAGTTTGCCGTGGTTTTATTAGATCTATTTCTATCGGAACTCCAAGGCATTGATACCCTAATTAAAGCCCGCACAATTTTCCCCGACCAATCCATCATTGTCTATAGCCAAAGTGAAGATGAGCATTTAGTTATTCAAGCGTTCCAGCATGGGGCCGATGGCTATTTACGACTGAAAAATCTCGACAGTTATTTGCTTTATTATGAATTACTATCGGTTTTAGAAAGAAATATTTATCGTCGCAAGAGTGAAAATCAACGAAACTTAGCCAGCCAACAGAAGGAATACAGCGCCCTGGAAACCTTAATTAGCTCCACCACCAGCGTCACTGCCCGGATGTTTGGTTCTGATACCATCAAAGATTCCTTTCCAGAATTATTTGGGGAGTTGAAACAAACCTATGGAGAGTTGTTAGAATTAGCATTGGATCAACGCGCTTTTAGGGTAGACCATAATCTTTCTGAGCGCTTGAGAAATTTAGCCGATCGCCTAGGTTTTATGAAAGCCAGCCCCAGGGATATTATCGAAATCCACACCACCGTCCTAAAGGAAAAGAATCACAATATTAATGTAATTAAATCCCAAGCCTACGCCACCGAGGGCAGATTGATAGTATTAGAATTAATGGGCTATTTAGCAAGCTTCTATCGCAAATACTATGTCAGCTTGAATAACTTAAATATTTCCTCGCGTATTTCACCACGATTTCCCCCCAAAGATAGTTCTTAA
- a CDS encoding mechanosensitive ion channel domain-containing protein, translating into MIAQINPPPQGPGPQAIANVLEQWHFLNIWLFETLNTPIFKLGTESITLWWIIQACFLLLLVGVFAKATKQFLKKFLLLKLRFSEGNREVIGTLTSLGVAVLGFIVVLQAMGLELASFAVIMGGLGIGIGFGLQELTRNLVSGLTIFGENKLKVGDLIEFNNHIGYIKEISIRSTIIRTFRGSDLVVPNTDLTSNLVVNWNYENCSGRLEVPVSVEYGSDLVLVTEVLLESAAMEKNIVSEPAPKAVFLGFGDNSLNFELWVWTERIDQRFLIFSSLNHIIQYNCRRRGINMPFPQRDIWLRNPESICLAVSDQDNNATVPGKEVGESPTLTQLLKKNFCFQKLNDLEIRNVIEMGKRWHLQPGEILIKQNQYHSYFCIVLTGAIDAIYENEKISNRIFTFKQGEFFGELPLMLEIPYPTTMIAAEDSTLFLIGKDCFHILLANHPQLSNLVAEELGKRQDALQGYEQKLKEMGLLEEADLKNPVEWIRQRINKIFGVSQESAYR; encoded by the coding sequence GTGATTGCACAAATTAATCCACCACCACAAGGACCAGGGCCCCAGGCGATCGCCAATGTGCTTGAACAATGGCATTTCCTGAACATTTGGCTGTTTGAAACACTGAATACTCCCATCTTCAAATTGGGCACTGAAAGCATCACTTTATGGTGGATTATTCAAGCCTGTTTTCTCCTTTTGCTGGTAGGAGTATTCGCCAAAGCTACTAAACAATTCCTAAAAAAGTTCCTACTGCTCAAACTTAGATTTAGTGAAGGTAACCGAGAAGTAATTGGTACATTAACTAGTTTGGGGGTGGCCGTATTAGGCTTTATCGTTGTATTGCAAGCCATGGGCTTGGAACTAGCTAGCTTTGCAGTAATTATGGGGGGACTAGGGATTGGCATTGGTTTTGGCTTGCAGGAATTAACTAGGAATTTAGTCAGTGGTTTGACAATTTTCGGCGAAAATAAACTTAAAGTTGGTGACTTAATTGAATTTAATAATCACATTGGTTACATCAAGGAAATTTCCATTCGCTCTACCATCATCCGTACCTTTAGAGGTAGTGACCTAGTGGTGCCCAACACGGATTTAACCAGCAATTTAGTTGTTAACTGGAATTATGAAAATTGTAGTGGCCGCCTGGAAGTACCAGTTAGTGTGGAATATGGCAGTGACCTAGTTTTGGTCACGGAAGTGCTATTGGAATCCGCCGCCATGGAAAAAAATATTGTCAGCGAGCCCGCACCAAAAGCAGTTTTCCTTGGATTTGGGGACAATTCTCTTAATTTTGAACTCTGGGTTTGGACTGAAAGAATTGACCAAAGATTTCTCATCTTTAGCTCCCTTAATCACATCATTCAATATAATTGTCGTCGTCGAGGAATTAATATGCCCTTTCCCCAAAGGGATATCTGGTTGAGAAATCCAGAAAGTATCTGTCTAGCAGTTAGTGATCAAGACAACAACGCTACAGTCCCCGGGAAAGAAGTAGGTGAATCCCCTACCCTCACTCAGCTACTGAAGAAAAACTTCTGCTTTCAAAAACTCAACGATCTTGAAATTAGAAATGTGATTGAAATGGGTAAACGATGGCATTTACAGCCAGGAGAAATTTTAATTAAACAAAACCAATACCACAGCTATTTTTGTATTGTGCTAACTGGGGCGATAGATGCAATTTATGAAAATGAAAAAATTAGCAACCGTATATTTACTTTCAAACAGGGAGAATTCTTTGGTGAGTTGCCATTAATGTTAGAAATTCCCTATCCCACTACTATGATAGCGGCCGAAGATTCCACTTTATTTTTGATTGGGAAAGATTGTTTTCATATATTGTTAGCAAACCATCCCCAACTATCAAATCTTGTCGCAGAAGAATTGGGTAAGCGCCAGGATGCTCTCCAGGGCTATGAACAAAAACTGAAAGAAATGGGACTACTCGAAGAGGCAGATCTAAAGAACCCGGTGGAATGGATTCGGCAAAGAATTAATAAGATTTTTGGTGTCAGTCAAGAATCTGCATATCGTTAA
- a CDS encoding LL-diaminopimelate aminotransferase gives MASINDNYLKLKAGYLFPEIARRVNAFTTANPNAQVIKLGIGDVTEPLPLACRQAMAKAIDDMGDRQTFKGYGPEQGYAWLREKIAQHDFQARGCEVNAEEIFISDGSKCDTGNILDIFGKDNTIAVTDPVYPVYVDTNVMAGHTGDANEKGEYGGLVYLPISAENDFVAAIPSKKVDLIYLCFPNNPTGATATKAYLKQWVDYALAHGSIIFFDAAYEAFITDPTLPHSIYEIEGARDCAIEFRSFSKNAGFTGTRCALTVVPKTLTAKAADGSDVELWKLWNRRQSTKFNGVSYIIQRGAEAVYSPEGQAQVQELIAFYLENARIIREKLAAAGLQVYGGINAPYVWVKTPHGLSSWDFFDKLLHTVNVVGTPGSGFGAAGEGYFRISAFNSRANVEEAMERITSTLKLG, from the coding sequence ATGGCCAGTATCAACGACAACTATCTCAAACTGAAAGCCGGTTACCTGTTTCCCGAAATTGCTCGGCGGGTAAATGCTTTCACCACTGCCAATCCTAACGCCCAGGTGATCAAACTTGGTATTGGAGATGTAACGGAACCCCTGCCCCTTGCTTGTCGCCAGGCCATGGCCAAAGCCATCGACGACATGGGCGATCGCCAAACCTTCAAAGGATACGGCCCGGAACAGGGTTACGCTTGGTTGCGGGAAAAAATTGCCCAGCACGATTTCCAAGCTAGGGGCTGTGAGGTTAACGCCGAAGAAATTTTCATCTCCGACGGTTCTAAATGTGACACCGGCAATATCCTCGATATTTTCGGCAAAGATAACACCATCGCTGTCACTGACCCTGTTTATCCCGTTTATGTGGACACCAATGTGATGGCGGGCCATACCGGCGATGCCAATGAAAAAGGGGAATACGGTGGTTTAGTCTATCTCCCCATTTCGGCCGAAAATGACTTTGTCGCGGCCATACCAAGCAAAAAAGTAGATTTAATCTATCTCTGTTTTCCCAACAACCCCACCGGAGCCACTGCCACTAAGGCCTATTTGAAACAGTGGGTAGATTATGCCCTGGCCCACGGCTCGATCATCTTTTTCGATGCGGCCTACGAGGCATTTATCACTGACCCCACTTTGCCCCATTCCATCTATGAAATTGAAGGAGCGAGGGATTGCGCCATTGAGTTTCGCTCTTTTTCTAAAAATGCTGGTTTCACCGGTACCCGTTGTGCGTTAACCGTTGTGCCCAAAACCTTAACGGCTAAAGCCGCCGACGGCAGTGACGTGGAGCTATGGAAACTCTGGAACCGCCGCCAATCCACCAAATTTAATGGCGTTTCCTACATTATCCAGCGAGGGGCAGAGGCCGTCTATTCCCCCGAAGGCCAAGCCCAAGTACAGGAACTGATTGCTTTTTATTTGGAAAATGCTCGCATTATTCGGGAGAAATTAGCCGCCGCTGGTTTGCAGGTTTATGGTGGCATTAACGCTCCCTATGTGTGGGTCAAAACCCCCCATGGCCTGAGCAGTTGGGACTTTTTCGATAAGTTATTACACACAGTTAATGTGGTGGGCACTCCAGGCTCTGGCTTTGGCGCGGCGGGGGAAGGCTATTTCCGCATTTCGGCTTTCAATAGTCGGGCCAATGTGGAGGAAGCGATGGAACGAATCACTTCCACCCTCAAATTGGGTTAG
- a CDS encoding DUF2974 domain-containing protein: MGIFNRRRLLLGGVALGGAFTIGREERHRQEIRELQALAKAQAANTDRTSMLNAAFEADAEKIYRGEEIINSVRLTPPILPYDRQISQLLIRCSKIATQQYLTGKTIPSYDGNIRQLPAYSSDLDEYKQIASFRGREAHISESVAVQIPLDNTGDPLDKTWDQAEDSLGETIRQVVKVTQEIPVYLGFILSSPRRNLIVFRGTQTTMEWVNNLRAQQIPFTERRSGQYFGKIHQGFIENYLRIVSPIPREIAQQLDPAVPCYVTGHSLGASLAVLAALDLAVNLPNLRSQIQLYSYACPRVGDVTFAQLHSRQVPNSYRIVNLADVIPLLPPTTGLGTYVHVGQSWSFLSQGGDILPNHVVDTYQGAVDREVETDQSRDYPIAAV, translated from the coding sequence ATGGGCATCTTTAACCGCCGCCGACTATTGCTGGGGGGAGTGGCCCTGGGGGGAGCATTCACCATAGGCCGGGAGGAACGCCATCGCCAGGAAATCAGGGAATTACAGGCATTAGCCAAAGCCCAAGCGGCCAACACCGACCGCACCAGCATGTTAAATGCCGCCTTTGAAGCGGATGCGGAAAAAATTTACCGGGGCGAGGAAATTATTAACAGTGTTAGGCTCACTCCCCCTATCCTGCCCTACGATCGCCAAATTTCCCAATTGCTGATCCGTTGCAGTAAAATCGCCACCCAGCAATACTTAACTGGGAAAACCATCCCTAGCTACGACGGCAATATTCGCCAGTTACCGGCCTATAGCTCCGACCTGGATGAGTATAAACAAATTGCTTCTTTTCGCGGTAGGGAAGCTCACATTTCCGAATCCGTTGCGGTGCAAATTCCCCTGGATAATACCGGTGACCCCTTAGATAAAACCTGGGACCAAGCGGAAGATTCCCTGGGGGAAACCATTCGTCAAGTGGTCAAAGTAACCCAGGAAATCCCCGTTTACCTGGGTTTTATCCTCAGTTCTCCCCGCCGCAATCTCATTGTTTTTCGGGGTACCCAAACCACCATGGAATGGGTCAATAATCTCCGGGCCCAACAAATTCCCTTCACCGAACGGCGATCGGGGCAATATTTTGGCAAAATTCACCAGGGCTTTATCGAAAATTATCTCCGTATTGTCAGTCCCATTCCGAGGGAAATTGCCCAGCAGTTAGACCCGGCCGTGCCCTGTTACGTCACTGGCCATAGTTTGGGGGCTTCCCTGGCGGTGCTGGCGGCGTTGGATCTAGCGGTTAACCTCCCCAACTTACGGTCCCAGATTCAACTTTATAGCTATGCCTGCCCCAGGGTCGGCGATGTGACCTTTGCCCAACTCCATTCCCGCCAAGTGCCCAACAGTTACCGTATTGTTAACCTCGCAGACGTGATTCCCCTCCTGCCCCCCACTACGGGGTTAGGCACCTATGTCCATGTCGGGCAAAGTTGGAGTTTCCTCAGCCAAGGAGGGGACATCTTACCCAACCATGTGGTGGATACCTACCAGGGAGCAGTGGATAGGGAAGTGGAAACGGATCAGTCCAGAGATTATCCAATCGCCGCCGTTTGA
- a CDS encoding DedA family protein — translation MSQWITEWIPQVMNQLGYGGISLLMFLENLFPPIPSELIMPLAGFAVAQGKLELFPAIVAGIIGTILGAYPWYYIGKWVSEERLEQLADRYGKWIGLDAKDIHKSNVWFGRYGHQSVFFGRLVPGIRTIVSLPAGVNAMGLISFTLYSLGGISLWVTFLASAGYKLGDHYELVEQYLGPVSKIVLVSIVAILVLLIVRKQLRRRA, via the coding sequence ATGTCCCAGTGGATCACAGAATGGATTCCCCAAGTAATGAATCAATTGGGCTATGGGGGAATTAGCCTTTTAATGTTTTTGGAAAACTTATTTCCTCCCATTCCGTCTGAGTTGATCATGCCCTTAGCTGGTTTTGCCGTTGCCCAGGGAAAATTGGAATTATTCCCGGCGATCGTTGCAGGTATTATCGGTACAATTCTGGGAGCTTATCCCTGGTACTACATCGGTAAATGGGTCAGCGAAGAAAGGCTAGAACAACTGGCTGACCGTTATGGTAAATGGATTGGCCTAGACGCCAAAGATATCCATAAATCGAACGTTTGGTTTGGTCGCTATGGCCATCAATCCGTCTTTTTTGGACGCCTAGTGCCTGGTATTCGTACCATTGTTTCCTTGCCCGCAGGCGTCAATGCCATGGGTTTGATTTCCTTTACTCTCTACAGTTTGGGGGGCATATCTCTCTGGGTAACTTTTTTAGCTAGCGCAGGTTACAAACTGGGTGATCATTACGAACTGGTGGAGCAATATTTGGGGCCAGTGTCAAAAATTGTCCTAGTTAGTATAGTCGCTATTCTTGTGCTGTTAATTGTTCGCAAACAGCTACGTCGAAGGGCTTAA
- a CDS encoding DevA family ABC transporter ATP-binding protein, producing the protein MAMLLSSPSSDLVTMTPAEPVVAMENLSHFYGTGNLRKQILFDINLRLDEGEVVILKGPSGSGKTTLLTLMGGLRSAQSGSLRVFGQELNGAKKQDLVQVRRHIGYIFQAHNLLESLTARQNVQMAIELHPQYNAQQAKELSIAMLEAVGLGAHINYNPHNLSGGQKQRVAIARALVSHPKMILADEPTAALDSKSGHDVVELMRKLAREQGSTILIVTHDNRILDVADRIIQLEDGQLCADPGE; encoded by the coding sequence ATGGCAATGCTTCTTTCCTCCCCCTCCAGTGACCTAGTCACCATGACACCAGCGGAACCAGTGGTGGCCATGGAAAATCTCAGTCATTTCTACGGCACTGGCAATCTCCGCAAACAAATTTTATTTGATATCAATCTCCGATTGGACGAAGGGGAGGTGGTGATCCTCAAGGGGCCTTCCGGTTCGGGAAAAACAACATTGTTGACCCTGATGGGGGGGTTACGGTCGGCCCAGAGCGGTAGTTTGCGGGTGTTTGGTCAAGAGTTAAATGGAGCAAAAAAACAGGATTTGGTTCAGGTCCGCCGTCACATTGGCTATATTTTCCAAGCCCACAATTTGCTCGAATCCCTCACTGCTAGGCAAAATGTACAGATGGCCATCGAACTACACCCCCAATACAATGCTCAACAGGCGAAAGAGTTGTCCATTGCCATGCTGGAGGCGGTGGGACTAGGAGCTCACATTAACTACAATCCCCACAATCTTTCCGGTGGACAAAAACAACGGGTGGCGATCGCCAGGGCATTAGTAAGTCATCCCAAAATGATTTTGGCCGATGAACCAACGGCGGCCTTGGACAGTAAATCGGGCCATGACGTGGTGGAGTTGATGCGAAAATTAGCCCGAGAGCAGGGGTCTACTATTTTGATTGTCACCCATGACAACCGCATTTTGGACGTGGCAGACAGGATTATTCAACTCGAAGATGGGCAACTTTGTGCCGACCCAGGGGAGTGA
- a CDS encoding IS5 family transposase, with protein sequence MIIREFYSTDITDSQWQLVEPHLPKAKTGGRKRKTSLREILNAIFYMLRTGCAWRLLPHDFPKWRTVYGYFQQWHEDGTWKKLNRIFREKVRLKAGRNTHPSAGCLDSQSLKKAGTGQETGYDGGKKVNGRKRTILVDTMGLLLDVVGAHRSDHQGLILLGTWFAPLWQCLQVIWTDSTFGGKDFIFWVEHTFGWTLNVVSKKQGQKGFEVLPRRWVVERTFAWFGRYRRLSKDYEYLPTTSETMLYVAMVHLMLQRLA encoded by the coding sequence ATGATAATCCGAGAATTTTACAGCACGGACATCACTGATAGCCAGTGGCAATTGGTAGAACCTCATTTACCCAAAGCAAAAACTGGGGGAAGAAAACGGAAAACTAGTCTGAGGGAGATACTCAATGCTATTTTTTACATGCTCAGAACGGGGTGTGCCTGGCGACTTCTGCCCCATGATTTTCCTAAATGGCGAACGGTCTATGGTTATTTCCAGCAATGGCACGAAGATGGTACCTGGAAAAAATTAAACCGTATCTTCCGTGAGAAAGTTCGGCTCAAAGCTGGAAGAAATACTCACCCTAGTGCCGGTTGTTTAGATTCACAGTCACTTAAAAAGGCTGGAACTGGCCAAGAAACTGGCTATGACGGCGGAAAAAAGGTCAATGGTCGTAAACGTACAATCCTCGTGGATACCATGGGATTACTTCTCGATGTTGTCGGTGCCCATCGCTCTGACCATCAGGGTCTGATTCTACTTGGCACCTGGTTTGCTCCCCTGTGGCAGTGCCTGCAAGTTATATGGACTGACAGCACCTTTGGCGGAAAGGATTTTATTTTCTGGGTGGAGCATACTTTTGGTTGGACCTTGAATGTGGTCAGCAAAAAGCAGGGACAAAAAGGCTTTGAAGTCCTACCCCGCCGTTGGGTAGTCGAGCGCACTTTTGCTTGGTTTGGTCGTTATCGTCGTTTAAGCAAAGATTATGAATATTTACCTACCACCAGTGAGACAATGCTCTATGTTGCCATGGTTCATCTCATGCTTCAAAGGCTTGCTTAA
- a CDS encoding Ycf66 family protein yields the protein MVNFGLNSASILGIFLAVAGAGLYFLRSVRPEVSRDYDIFFSAVGLLCGLILLFQGWRLDPILQFGQLLLSGSTVFFAAETIRLRGITTEQARRSAPYADDRRVSKTRVYTEAELDQLEPEDEPVARNNRRLRGYDDDARSGRPDGYGEAEARPRPRSQGRNAPPTNPNPRPTRSRPSAGRSAPQRPGPAPGYNDNYGYEDDYSGWESGANDVWDDPTPSRRPPTRRPRPEAGNDPAPSRRPRPSNNPPNDSFGDRPERNAPRNARPYEDEPPAAYVDYQPIDEADLTPRPTTPEDPADRNQEQSRSGNPRSQRPSRSPVDGEEPPIGADDQERFDY from the coding sequence ATGGTAAATTTCGGGCTTAATTCAGCTAGCATCCTTGGTATTTTTCTTGCAGTGGCCGGGGCCGGGCTCTATTTCCTGCGCTCAGTGCGGCCGGAGGTGTCCCGGGATTACGACATCTTTTTCTCCGCTGTGGGCTTACTGTGTGGACTAATTTTGCTATTCCAAGGTTGGCGGCTCGACCCGATTTTACAATTTGGACAACTTCTATTAAGTGGTTCCACCGTGTTTTTTGCCGCTGAAACCATTCGTTTGCGGGGCATCACCACCGAACAGGCCCGGCGCAGTGCCCCCTACGCAGACGATCGCCGGGTGAGCAAAACCAGGGTCTATACGGAAGCGGAATTGGATCAGTTGGAACCGGAAGATGAACCCGTGGCCCGCAATAATCGCCGCCTGAGGGGTTATGACGATGATGCCCGCAGTGGCCGTCCCGATGGCTATGGAGAAGCGGAAGCCCGCCCCAGACCCCGTTCCCAAGGCCGTAACGCTCCCCCCACTAACCCCAACCCCAGACCAACCCGTTCCCGTCCCTCCGCTGGCCGCAGTGCCCCCCAAAGACCCGGCCCCGCCCCTGGTTACAACGATAACTACGGTTACGAAGACGATTATTCCGGTTGGGAGAGTGGTGCCAATGATGTGTGGGATGATCCCACCCCTAGCCGTCGGCCGCCTACCCGTCGTCCCCGTCCCGAAGCTGGTAATGATCCGGCCCCTTCCCGTCGTCCCCGTCCTAGTAATAATCCCCCCAATGATTCCTTTGGCGATCGCCCGGAGAGAAATGCCCCCCGCAATGCCCGTCCCTACGAAGATGAACCGCCCGCGGCCTATGTGGACTATCAACCCATTGACGAAGCCGATTTAACTCCCCGCCCCACCACTCCCGAGGACCCTGCCGATAGGAACCAGGAACAGAGTCGCAGTGGTAATCCCCGCAGTCAACGCCCTAGTCGCTCCCCCGTCGATGGCGAAGAGCCCCCCATCGGAGCTGATGACCAAGAACGGTTTGATTATTAG
- the cobW gene encoding cobalamin biosynthesis protein CobW codes for MHKIPVTVVTGFLGSGKTTLVRNLLQNNQGRRIAVLVNEFGEVGIDGDILRSCGVCDEDGNQIFPASNEAPKIVELANGCLCCTVQEEFLPTMQALLERREEIDCIVVETSGLALPKPLIQAFRWPEIRTGATVDGVITVVDGDALARGAMVGDLEALEAQRQADDSLDHETPIEELFEDQLACADMVLLTKTDLLGDGDQQRLENWLGDQLPTGVKVVPCHQGQISPEILLGFNAAVEDNLDSRPSHHDHEEDHDHDEDINAVYVALDQEFDPAHLVQGLTDLVQDHEIYRIKGFVAVPKKAMRLVLQGVGQRFDYFYDRLWTEEDSRQTRLVVIGQGLESEKIKMAIANI; via the coding sequence ATGCACAAAATCCCCGTTACCGTAGTCACTGGCTTCCTCGGCTCTGGCAAAACCACCTTGGTTAGGAACCTATTACAAAACAACCAAGGGCGACGCATTGCAGTGTTAGTCAACGAGTTTGGGGAAGTGGGCATTGATGGGGATATTCTCCGCAGTTGCGGGGTATGTGACGAGGACGGCAATCAAATCTTTCCGGCAAGCAATGAAGCCCCCAAGATTGTTGAATTGGCCAATGGCTGTCTCTGTTGCACTGTGCAGGAGGAATTTTTGCCCACCATGCAGGCTTTGTTGGAGCGGCGAGAGGAAATTGACTGCATTGTGGTGGAAACTTCCGGCTTAGCCCTGCCCAAACCTCTCATTCAAGCTTTTCGTTGGCCAGAAATTCGCACTGGGGCCACGGTGGATGGAGTAATTACTGTGGTAGATGGGGATGCCCTCGCCAGGGGGGCCATGGTAGGGGATTTGGAAGCTTTGGAAGCCCAACGGCAGGCCGATGATAGCCTCGACCACGAAACTCCCATTGAAGAATTGTTTGAAGACCAGTTGGCCTGTGCGGATATGGTGCTGTTGACCAAAACCGATTTGTTGGGGGATGGGGATCAACAACGGCTGGAAAATTGGTTAGGTGACCAGTTACCCACAGGAGTCAAAGTGGTGCCCTGTCACCAAGGGCAAATTAGTCCAGAAATTCTCCTCGGCTTTAATGCGGCGGTGGAAGACAACCTGGACAGTCGCCCCAGTCACCATGACCATGAAGAAGACCACGACCACGATGAGGATATTAATGCGGTGTATGTGGCCCTAGACCAGGAATTTGACCCGGCGCATTTGGTTCAAGGTTTAACTGATTTGGTGCAAGACCATGAGATTTATCGCATTAAGGGTTTTGTCGCCGTGCCCAAAAAAGCAATGCGCCTAGTACTCCAGGGAGTTGGGCAACGATTTGATTATTTTTATGATCGCCTCTGGACAGAAGAAGATAGCAGGCAAACCCGCTTGGTGGTCATTGGCCAGGGCTTGGAATCGGAAAAGATCAAAATGGCGATCGCCAACATTTAG
- a CDS encoding protochlorophyllide reductase translates to MEQPMKPTVIITGASSGVGLYGAKALIDKGWHVIMACRNLDKTQKVADELGFPKDSYTIIKLDLGYLDSVRRFVAQFRELGRPLKALVCNAAVYFPLLDEPLWSADDYELSVATNHLGHFLLCNLLLEDLKACPDADKRLIILGTVTANSKELGGKIPIPAPPDLGNFEGFEAGFKKPIAMINNKKFKSGKAYKDSKLCNMLTTRELHRRFHQETGIVFNSLYPGCVADTPLFRNHYSLFRTIFPWFQKNVTKGYVSQELAGERVAMVVADDKFKDSGVHWSWGNRQQAGREAFVQELSEQGSDAQKAQRMWDLSEKLVGLV, encoded by the coding sequence ATGGAACAACCGATGAAACCCACGGTGATCATCACCGGAGCCTCCTCCGGGGTGGGATTATACGGAGCTAAAGCTTTAATTGACAAAGGTTGGCACGTGATTATGGCCTGCCGCAATTTGGATAAAACCCAGAAAGTAGCCGATGAATTGGGTTTTCCCAAGGATTCCTACACCATCATCAAATTGGATTTGGGCTATCTGGACAGTGTGCGCCGCTTTGTCGCCCAGTTTCGGGAATTGGGTCGTCCCCTCAAAGCTCTGGTTTGTAATGCGGCGGTTTATTTTCCTTTGCTGGACGAACCCCTCTGGTCAGCGGATGACTATGAACTTTCTGTGGCGACCAACCACCTGGGGCACTTTTTGCTTTGCAATCTGTTGTTGGAAGATTTAAAAGCCTGTCCCGATGCAGATAAGCGTTTAATCATTTTGGGCACTGTTACGGCCAACAGCAAAGAACTAGGGGGTAAAATTCCCATCCCCGCCCCGCCGGATTTGGGCAACTTTGAAGGGTTTGAAGCGGGCTTTAAGAAACCCATTGCCATGATTAATAACAAAAAATTCAAATCGGGCAAAGCGTATAAAGATAGTAAGCTCTGCAATATGCTCACCACCAGGGAGTTGCACCGTCGCTTCCACCAAGAAACGGGCATCGTTTTTAATTCTCTCTATCCGGGCTGTGTAGCCGATACTCCCCTATTCCGCAATCACTATTCCTTGTTCCGCACCATTTTTCCCTGGTTCCAGAAAAACGTTACCAAAGGCTATGTCAGCCAAGAATTGGCAGGGGAACGGGTGGCCATGGTGGTGGCCGATGACAAATTTAAGGATTCTGGGGTGCATTGGAGCTGGGGCAACCGTCAACAAGCGGGCCGGGAAGCCTTTGTGCAGGAACTTTCGGAACAGGGAAGCGATGCCCAAAAAGCTCAGCGCATGTGGGATCTAAGCGAAAAGTTAGTGGGTCTGGTTTAG